In Clostridium sporogenes, one genomic interval encodes:
- a CDS encoding DUF4179 domain-containing protein: MNKDIFEEKDILELFNYINIDKDEEENLDLNMDNLRRKKLKKNLLKQVKGKRTRKSFKHKAIAASLIIAAALISVNIPAFAKNISEFKSVIQALVGYGVPKEGEYEKYSNSINKSVTDKGITLTINEVVCDDTELMIAYTIKTQDNIKKIVKEVKEATGIYFSLAQYIKIDGKEPSGGSSSDGKHLDSNTYINSDSIDIGDMKFKNKFNVNLNVNNIYGVKGNWNFKFSLSKDEISKHINVFKSNKKVNFNDALVNVEKVSFTPINTTITVTGKFKDKSQEASKKRQEAFKKEMAAGQNLYGYDEWFVFDDKGNEITLKGSTSDGGQNASSKDFTYNLNLVALKSIPKYLTVIPYKINFDKEEYKKYKSDDGSIHIPPVYKNIDGVYPIELSQGSMGKLIIKEIKTYKDKAVVKYKVEGKAPFLQAKDLYLFDDEDNPVPKKDNNIDIKKDKNNPNEYIMEFEPLDKNKKYKIETNDLGHYEIRNDLKFRINLTK, translated from the coding sequence ATGAATAAAGATATATTTGAAGAAAAGGATATATTGGAATTATTTAATTATATTAATATAGATAAAGATGAAGAAGAAAACTTAGATTTAAATATGGATAATTTAAGAAGGAAAAAATTAAAAAAGAATTTGTTAAAGCAAGTTAAGGGTAAAAGAACTAGGAAGAGTTTTAAACACAAGGCTATAGCTGCTTCTTTAATAATAGCTGCAGCCCTTATTAGTGTAAATATACCCGCCTTTGCAAAAAATATTTCAGAATTTAAGTCAGTAATTCAAGCCTTAGTAGGATATGGAGTACCAAAAGAAGGTGAATATGAAAAATATTCTAATAGTATAAACAAAAGTGTTACAGATAAAGGAATAACTTTGACTATAAACGAAGTTGTGTGCGATGATACAGAATTAATGATAGCGTATACTATAAAAACTCAAGATAATATAAAAAAAATAGTTAAAGAAGTAAAAGAGGCTACTGGTATATACTTTTCTCTTGCTCAATACATTAAAATAGATGGTAAGGAGCCTAGTGGTGGCTCTAGTTCAGATGGTAAACATTTAGATAGTAATACTTATATAAATTCAGATAGTATAGACATAGGTGACATGAAATTTAAAAATAAATTTAATGTGAATTTAAATGTAAATAACATATATGGTGTAAAAGGAAATTGGAATTTTAAATTTAGCCTTTCAAAGGATGAAATATCCAAACATATTAATGTATTTAAATCTAATAAAAAAGTTAATTTTAATGATGCACTTGTTAATGTAGAAAAAGTGAGTTTTACACCTATAAATACTACTATAACTGTTACTGGTAAATTTAAAGATAAAAGTCAGGAAGCTTCTAAAAAGAGACAAGAAGCTTTTAAGAAAGAAATGGCAGCAGGGCAAAATCTATATGGATATGATGAATGGTTTGTTTTTGATGATAAAGGTAATGAGATTACACTAAAAGGTTCTACTAGCGATGGAGGTCAAAATGCATCTTCAAAGGACTTTACTTATAATCTCAATTTGGTTGCTTTAAAATCTATTCCGAAGTATTTAACTGTTATACCATATAAAATTAATTTTGATAAGGAAGAATATAAAAAATATAAATCTGATGATGGATCAATACACATACCACCAGTATATAAAAATATAGATGGTGTATATCCTATAGAACTTTCTCAAGGAAGTATGGGTAAACTTATAATTAAAGAAATAAAAACCTATAAAGATAAAGCTGTTGTTAAATATAAAGTGGAAGGAAAGGCGCCATTTTTACAAGCTAAGGATTTATATTTATTTGATGATGAAGATAATCCAGTACCAAAAAAGGATAATAATATTGATATAAAAAAGGATAAAAATAATCCTAATGAATATATTATGGAATTTGAGCCTTTAGATAAAAATAAAAAGTATAAAATAGAAACTAATGATTTAGGACATTATGAAATAAGAAATGATTTAAAATTTAGAATAAATCTTACTAAATAA
- a CDS encoding sigma-54-dependent Fis family transcriptional regulator, whose product MINILEVEKQRENFIKNNDIPKSVRPEILNSWIRCKEYKVDTNNGQGKELPKGEFEKILYEKRDLIQIAIPAMIDLYNVVKDTNYSIILADENAVILEVIGNEEIMNKNMELHFLKGCKWMEKDVGTNAIGTSIYLDKPIQTIGAEHYCKRQHGWTCSAAPIHDEKGKIIGVIDLSGDFYDYQIHTLGIVVEATKTIEKQFAIVQHRKWVEVAFSSIEDGILVIDKDFFVKDFNKKLCEILQVPEEKVNRLDIKLLLKDIIKDEDNFSNNRINYKETNLYLENRKLECNINVSPVKLENKYIGYVILVKKIDSIRNVVRKIAGFSSKYTFESIITNNKRMLSVIEEAKKIAENECSVLITGESGTGKELFAHSIHNSSNRCKGPFIAINCAALPKDLVESELFGYEKSAFTGASKDGNPGKFELANRGTIFLDEIGELPLEIQSKLLRVLDNHTITRIGGNFERKLDVRVIAATNRNLNEEINKNNFRSDLYYRLNVFNVRLIPLRERPEDIKLCADYFLQRLNDKNQRMNKSFDKEFINLIKYYNWPGNVRELENVIQRAYYLSKDEIINYSFIPEYINGNIKEEEIKDKKEKSKPPTLEEMERKLIIQALKYCNGNVISASKIIGIGKSTLYRKIEKYGLEEVSKWEK is encoded by the coding sequence ATGATTAATATATTAGAGGTAGAAAAACAAAGGGAAAATTTCATTAAAAATAATGATATACCGAAAAGTGTAAGACCTGAAATATTAAATTCATGGATAAGATGTAAAGAATACAAGGTAGATACTAATAATGGACAAGGTAAAGAATTACCTAAAGGGGAATTTGAAAAAATACTATACGAAAAAAGAGACCTTATACAAATAGCTATACCTGCTATGATTGATTTATATAATGTAGTAAAGGATACAAACTATTCCATTATTTTAGCGGATGAAAATGCAGTAATTCTTGAAGTTATAGGAAACGAAGAAATAATGAATAAAAATATGGAACTGCATTTTCTTAAAGGATGCAAATGGATGGAAAAGGATGTAGGCACCAATGCCATAGGAACTAGTATTTATTTAGACAAGCCAATACAGACAATAGGAGCAGAGCATTATTGTAAAAGGCAACATGGATGGACTTGTTCTGCGGCGCCTATACATGATGAAAAAGGAAAAATTATAGGTGTTATAGACTTATCTGGAGATTTTTATGATTATCAAATTCATACCCTTGGGATAGTAGTTGAGGCAACAAAAACTATAGAAAAGCAATTTGCCATAGTTCAGCACAGAAAGTGGGTAGAGGTTGCATTTAGCTCTATTGAGGATGGTATTTTGGTTATAGACAAAGATTTTTTTGTTAAAGATTTCAATAAAAAACTATGTGAAATTTTACAGGTCCCAGAGGAGAAAGTTAATAGATTAGATATAAAATTACTTTTAAAAGATATCATAAAGGATGAAGATAACTTTAGTAATAATAGAATTAACTATAAAGAGACTAATTTATATTTAGAAAATCGTAAATTAGAGTGCAATATAAATGTTTCTCCTGTAAAACTAGAAAATAAGTATATTGGATATGTTATATTGGTTAAAAAAATTGATAGCATTAGAAATGTGGTTAGAAAAATAGCGGGCTTTTCATCTAAATATACCTTTGAAAGTATAATAACTAATAATAAAAGAATGTTATCTGTAATTGAGGAGGCTAAAAAAATTGCTGAAAATGAATGCTCAGTGTTAATTACTGGAGAGAGTGGAACTGGTAAAGAATTGTTTGCTCATTCAATTCATAACTCTAGTAATCGATGCAAGGGTCCTTTTATAGCAATAAATTGTGCAGCTCTTCCCAAGGATTTAGTTGAAAGTGAACTTTTTGGATACGAAAAATCTGCTTTTACAGGAGCATCAAAGGATGGAAATCCTGGAAAGTTTGAATTAGCAAATAGAGGTACAATTTTTCTAGATGAAATTGGGGAATTGCCCTTAGAAATTCAATCTAAGCTTTTAAGAGTTTTAGATAACCATACAATAACAAGAATAGGTGGAAATTTTGAAAGAAAATTAGATGTAAGGGTTATAGCTGCAACAAACAGAAATTTAAATGAAGAAATTAATAAAAATAATTTTAGAAGTGATTTATATTATAGATTAAATGTATTTAATGTAAGATTAATTCCCTTAAGGGAAAGACCGGAAGACATTAAATTATGTGCAGACTATTTTCTTCAAAGATTAAATGATAAAAACCAGAGAATGAATAAATCCTTTGACAAAGAGTTTATAAATTTAATTAAATACTACAATTGGCCAGGAAATGTGAGAGAGCTTGAAAATGTAATTCAAAGAGCATATTATTTATCTAAGGATGAAATTATTAATTATTCTTTTATTCCAGAGTATATAAATGGAAATATAAAAGAAGAGGAAATTAAAGATAAGAAAGAAAAATCTAAACCACCAACCCTTGAAGAAATGGAAAGAAAGCTTATTATACAAGCTTTAAAGTATTGTAATGGAAATGTTATTAGTGCTAGTAAGATTATAGGAATTGGTAAATCAACTTTATATAGAAAAATAGAAAAGTATGGATTAGAGGAGGTTTCAAAATGGGAAAAATAA
- a CDS encoding alpha-ketoacid dehydrogenase subunit beta, giving the protein MKKLTYAEAIREAMRTKMSEDDKVLIFGEDVGAFGGCFGVTGDLYAEFGDKRVRDTPISEGAIAGCAVGAAATGLRPIAEIMFGDFLTVSMDMIVNQAAKMRFMFGGKISLPMVVRLPEGAGVQAAAQHSQSLEAWLTHIPGLKVVYPSTPQDAYGLMIAAIEDDNPVMFMEHKFLYGMKGEVSDEIKRIPLGVADIKREGKDVTIIATGKMVHESLKAADKLSKEGIEVEVIDPRTLYPLDKEAIFNSIKKTNRAVIVTEENKRGAYSGEISSLINEEIFDYLDAPVGRIGALNTPIPFSPTLESYVIPDSKDIVKKVKELF; this is encoded by the coding sequence ATGAAAAAGTTAACATACGCAGAAGCAATAAGAGAAGCAATGAGAACTAAAATGAGTGAAGATGATAAGGTATTAATTTTTGGGGAAGACGTAGGAGCTTTTGGAGGATGCTTTGGAGTAACGGGAGATTTATATGCAGAATTTGGAGATAAAAGAGTAAGAGATACTCCTATATCTGAAGGTGCAATTGCAGGATGCGCTGTTGGAGCAGCAGCTACAGGTTTAAGACCAATTGCAGAGATAATGTTTGGGGACTTTTTAACGGTGTCAATGGATATGATCGTAAATCAAGCTGCAAAAATGAGATTTATGTTTGGGGGAAAGATAAGTTTACCTATGGTAGTTAGATTACCAGAGGGAGCAGGTGTACAAGCAGCTGCACAGCATTCTCAATCCCTTGAAGCTTGGCTTACACATATACCAGGTCTTAAAGTAGTATATCCATCCACACCACAGGATGCTTATGGACTTATGATAGCAGCTATAGAGGATGATAACCCAGTTATGTTTATGGAACATAAATTTTTATATGGAATGAAGGGTGAAGTTTCAGATGAAATAAAAAGAATACCTTTAGGTGTGGCAGATATTAAAAGAGAAGGAAAGGATGTTACTATTATAGCCACAGGTAAAATGGTACATGAATCCTTAAAAGCAGCGGATAAACTTTCAAAGGAAGGAATTGAAGTAGAAGTGATAGATCCAAGAACTTTATATCCACTAGATAAAGAAGCTATATTTAATTCTATAAAGAAAACAAATAGAGCTGTAATTGTAACAGAGGAAAATAAAAGAGGAGCCTATAGCGGAGAAATATCTTCCCTAATAAATGAGGAGATTTTTGATTATTTGGATGCACCTGTAGGAAGAATTGGAGCCCTTAATACCCCTATACCATTTTCACCTACATTAGAAAGTTATGTTATTCCTGATTCTAAAGATATAGTTAAAAAAGTAAAAGAGCTATTCTAA
- a CDS encoding Lin0512 family protein codes for MDFHGQDVNKAAHKAVLDAISKSCLCGLKEVLGIKDMNKDIVVNVILSTTQPEKIDKEKIKTYLPVGEVKVQSVSGGLNVPGIFIPEFGDSDNSIEVAIACIEVYIK; via the coding sequence ATGGATTTTCATGGTCAAGATGTAAATAAAGCTGCTCATAAGGCAGTACTTGATGCTATATCAAAAAGTTGTTTATGTGGTTTAAAAGAAGTTCTTGGCATTAAGGATATGAATAAGGATATTGTAGTAAATGTAATCCTTTCCACAACCCAGCCAGAAAAAATAGACAAAGAAAAGATAAAAACTTATTTGCCCGTAGGAGAAGTAAAGGTTCAGTCCGTAAGTGGTGGGCTTAATGTGCCAGGAATTTTTATTCCTGAATTTGGAGACTCGGATAATAGTATTGAAGTGGCGATTGCTTGTATTGAAGTATATATTAAATAA
- the pdhA gene encoding pyruvate dehydrogenase (acetyl-transferring) E1 component subunit alpha encodes MKKLNENSIVEMYKTMLKIRKFEQVAMNTFAEGKIPGFVHLYIGEEAVATGVCANLKDSDYITSTHRGHGHILAKGGDLKFMMAELFGKATGYCKGKGGSMHIADATKGILGANGIVGAGHNIAVGAGLSAQYRGTDQVCVCFFGDASTNQGTFHESLNMASVWKLPVVFVCENNLYGISMSQNRHQAIKDVADRGVAYNVPGIVVDGNDVFAVYEAAEEAIKRAREGKGPTLIECKTYRHRGHFEGDPCVYKPTEEQEEWLAKDPIPRFEKYLVENEILTEEKLKEVQNKVESQIDEAVDFANNSPYPELESVLEDVYTDIKEEVR; translated from the coding sequence GTGAAAAAATTAAATGAAAATTCTATTGTTGAAATGTATAAAACTATGCTAAAAATAAGAAAGTTTGAGCAAGTGGCAATGAATACCTTTGCAGAAGGGAAAATTCCTGGCTTTGTTCATCTTTATATAGGAGAAGAAGCGGTAGCTACAGGAGTGTGTGCTAATTTAAAGGATAGTGATTATATAACAAGTACTCACAGAGGTCATGGCCATATACTTGCAAAGGGTGGAGATCTAAAATTTATGATGGCAGAGCTTTTTGGAAAGGCTACAGGATATTGCAAAGGAAAAGGAGGTTCTATGCATATTGCAGATGCAACTAAAGGTATTTTAGGGGCAAATGGTATAGTAGGTGCCGGTCATAATATTGCAGTGGGAGCTGGATTAAGTGCACAATACAGAGGAACTGATCAAGTGTGTGTATGCTTCTTTGGAGATGCGTCAACTAATCAAGGTACATTTCATGAATCTTTAAATATGGCAAGTGTATGGAAACTACCAGTGGTTTTTGTATGCGAAAATAACCTTTATGGAATATCTATGAGTCAAAATAGACATCAAGCAATAAAGGATGTTGCAGATAGAGGTGTTGCTTATAATGTACCAGGTATTGTAGTAGATGGTAATGATGTTTTTGCTGTGTATGAAGCAGCAGAAGAAGCTATTAAAAGAGCAAGAGAGGGAAAGGGACCAACACTAATAGAATGCAAAACTTATCGACATAGAGGACATTTTGAAGGAGATCCTTGTGTTTACAAACCAACAGAGGAACAGGAAGAATGGCTAGCTAAAGATCCTATACCAAGATTTGAAAAATATTTAGTAGAAAATGAAATTTTGACAGAAGAAAAGCTTAAGGAAGTTCAAAATAAGGTAGAGAGTCAAATTGATGAAGCAGTAGATTTTGCAAATAATAGTCCATATCCAGAATTAGAGTCAGTATTAGAAGATGTTTATACTGACATTAAAGAGGAGGTTAGATAA
- a CDS encoding sigma-70 family RNA polymerase sigma factor, with protein sequence MQINEDNFINRLKDKDPKALEYAFDAYCDYIYKVVFSVFGSKEYSTYIDECINDIFMCLWDNIDKFHEEKGNFKYWFKAVAKYKAINYKKKIIKNTNIDCIENYIFESKEQIENLIVSKENKNEIINMIKDLKGMDREIFIRRYLIQEDIVEIASYLGVNRSVVDNRLSRSRKILKEKLEILKKGECVNE encoded by the coding sequence ATGCAGATAAATGAAGACAATTTTATTAACAGACTGAAAGATAAAGATCCAAAGGCTCTAGAATATGCTTTTGATGCTTATTGTGATTATATATATAAAGTAGTATTTTCTGTTTTTGGATCTAAAGAGTATTCTACTTATATAGATGAATGCATTAATGATATATTTATGTGTTTATGGGACAACATAGATAAATTTCATGAAGAAAAGGGAAATTTCAAATATTGGTTTAAAGCTGTAGCAAAGTATAAGGCTATAAATTATAAGAAAAAAATTATTAAAAATACAAATATAGATTGTATTGAAAATTATATTTTTGAATCAAAAGAACAAATAGAAAATTTGATTGTATCCAAGGAAAATAAAAATGAGATCATAAATATGATAAAAGATCTAAAAGGAATGGATAGAGAAATTTTTATAAGAAGATATTTAATACAGGAAGATATAGTTGAGATAGCAAGCTATTTAGGAGTAAATAGAAGTGTAGTTGATAATAGACTCTCAAGAAGTAGAAAGATTTTAAAAGAAAAACTTGAAATATTAAAGAAGGGAGAGTGCGTAAATGAATAA